A window of Syntrophorhabdus sp. genomic DNA:
GTCCAGTTTTTGATGTACCTCAGGTCGTACTCGACCCTCTTCTCCATCTTCTCCAGGGTGTCCGTCTCCCCCCGGTAGCCGTTGATCTGGGCCCAGCCCGTTATGCCCGGCTTCACCTTGTGGCGGAGCATGTAGCCGGGGATGATGTTGCGGTAGTACTCGTTGTGGGCCGTGGCGTGGGGACGGGGGCCGACGATGGACATCGTCCCCTGGAGGACGTTGATGAACTGGGGCAGCTCGTCGAGGGAGGTGCGCCTGAGGAAGGCCCCTATCTTCGTTACCCGCGTGTCGTTCCTGCTCGCCTGGCGTATCACGTCGCCGTCCTCGAGGACCGTCATGGTGCGGAACTTCCAGACCATGATCTCGTCACCCCTTGCCCCGTAGCGCCTCTGCTTGAAGAAGACGGGGCCTGGTGAGGTGAGCTTGATGGCGAGGGCGATGGCGACCATGACGGGGGAGATCATGATGAGGATGAGGGAGCTGACGACCACGTCCTCCAGACGCTTGACCCACCCGCTCGCGCTGTCGAAGGGGTCCTCGTAGATGCTTATCGTCGGTATCCCGTTCATATCCACCATGCGGGCGTGGAGGATGTCGAAGGTGAGGAAGTCCGGGGCGAGGTAGGCGGAGACGGCCGTGTTCGAGAGACCCTTCAGGACCTTCCGTATCTTCCCCTCGAACCGCATGGGCAGGGCGATGTACACGAGGTCTATCCTCTCCCTGCGGGCGTCCTCGATCATCCTGTCGAGGTCCCCGAGGACCCTGATGCCGCTTCCCGGCAGGGGCATGCTGCCTGCCTCCTTGTTATCGTCGTAGAAGCCCTTTATCCTGTAGCCCATCCAGGGAGCGCCGAGTATCGTCCGGGCGAGCCCCGTCCCAAGGTCCCCCGCCCCGGCGATGACCACGGTGCGGTAGTTCCTGCCCCTGCTGCGGTATTCCCTCAATGCGGCCCGCACCAGGACGCGCCAGAAGATGAGCAGTATCTGGGCGAGGACGAACCAGGATACGAAGACCCGTCTCAGGTGGATGTCGGGAAGCTTCATGAGGAAGACGATGAAGAGGACGAGGAACGCCACACAGGTCCAGACAATAATGACCGTTTCCGTCTCCTTCCACAGGGACGTGACCCGCCAGGACTTGTAGAGCCCGTTCGCCCGGGCCATGAAGTAGAAGAGGACCATCGCGCACACTGTGAAAAAGCTGAAGTACGGGTTCCACGGACAGTCGTTGACCCACGTGGCCACAAGTATGCTGCTCACGATCCAGAAGATGTCGGCGATGCGGAAAGCCATCCCGAGCTTGGAATAGTGCGATTGCATGAGTCCTGTCGAAGACCTCAGCATAATACTACACCTCGCATCATATTTCGTTGTTCCTTCGATAGTGCGGCTTTCTCTGCCTCTTATTCCTTCTTGCCGGATTGTTCAGGGAAGGGTTGTGGAACGATGAGAGGACCATACGGGGTCACAGATCGATCTGGTCTTCGCCCGCTCCCTATCAACTGCAAAAATGCCCGGGCCATAAATATCGTATTCGTGACAAGGTACCGGCGCCACAATCGGCGCGGTTCCGACAAGAACCTGTGGAACCATTCCAGACCCAGATTCTGCATTAGTCTCGGTGCGCGTTTGAGAGTTCCGGCATGATAGTCGAACGCCGCGCCGACACCGATCATCACCGCACGGATACGATTCCTGTGCTCGGCCATCCACAACTCCTGCTTCGGACAGCCAAGGCTGACAAAAACGACCCTGGCCCCTGAAGCGTTGATCCGCGCGACGATCGAAGAATCTTCTTCCGGTGTCAACGGTCGAAAGGGAGGGGAGATGGCCCCGGCTATCTGCAGACCGGGATACGCCTGGAGCAGGTTCTCTTTCAGCGACGCCAACGTCAACTCCGATGCGCCGTACAGAAATATGGGCTCCGACCGGGCTTGCGCTTCCCCGCAATAGCGCAACATCAGATCAGGCCCATTGATGCGTGGTTGTTCTGTATTCCTCAAACGGCTGATCATCCAGGCTATCGGCGCGCCATCGGGGGCAGCTATGTCGGCCTCCGTTACAACTCGTGCGAATTCGGCGTTCCTTCCTGCCGTCACGACCGAATGAACATTGCACAGGCAAACCACCCTGGATTCTCTTCTGGAAACCCAGCCAGCTATGCTCTTTAGTACCGCGTGCCACGATAGAGCATGGATCGACACATCCAATACCTGAGTCTTCGGCAAACTTTTCAAGGCCATCCTCCGATCGATCACTTCTTGCTCAAAAGCATCCCGGGGATAGAACTACGCGCGTGCCAGAACATGATTCCAGCCACACCGGAGATCTGTGTGGTTTTTCCGTTGCCGCCGTCTAATCGCGATCTCGTAGACGTCAATAAGGGTCCTGTAGTTGCTGTCTGCCGTGTATTTCTCTTCAAAGAGGCCTCGTGCTCCCCTCGCCAATTCTGCCAGGCGATGTTGATCGTCCCACAGAGAACGTAGTACACCCAGAAGGTCTCCCGGATCTCCCGGCCGGAACAGAGCTCCTGCGACTCCCTCGGGTACGATGCCCGGCAACGGTCCAAGCCGGGAGGCAATCACCGGAACCGCCAGAGCAAAAGCCTCGCGGATCACCATGGGAAAACCCTCGAAGCAGAGAGAGGGTAACAGAAGAACTCGGGCGCCGAACAGATGTCTCTGTGCCTCATCGAATGGAAGCTGTCCCGCAAAGCAGATCTTGCTGGAGAGTCCCGCATCAGCCGAAGCTTTGGTCAGAACGCTCTTGAGAGGGCCATCTCCGACAATCTCCAGATGCGGTGCGCTGGCACCCCAGGCCCGCCAGGCCTCGATCAAGATCCGCACCCCTTTTTCCTCGCTTAACCTTCCAATGAAGATGATCCTGTTCTCGCGCGATCTCCAGGGTTGTGCCTCAGGAGGATCCGGATAGAACTGGGGTTTCACGTGTATTGCCTCTTCGGGCAGACCAGCTTGGGCCATAAGACGCCGCTGGAAGTCACTCAGCGCGACAAAGGCATCCACCTGATCTGCCCAGGTCTTCATGGCCCGATGAAGCTCGATCATCAACACCATGGGAACGGTAGCAACCCGGCTCCCCCGGTAACAACCGTAGCGCAGCGCCGGGACAACGCTCTTCCTGGTCAGACACTGAGTGCATGGTTGGCCTTCTCTCATGGGAATACCCGCGGCACAAAACAAGCGATAATTGTGCAAGGTCATGACCGTGGAGGTCTCGAGACCGTTCGCGGCATAGAATATGGCAGGTGACAGCAGTGGGAAGAAGTTATGCACGTGCATAACATCTGGTTGCTCCGCAAGCAACACCTTGCGCATTCTCTCCGCTGCAAACGGATTCCAGGGCGTACTCAGAGCCCCTTTAAGAGTTCCAATCGGACCCCCTTCGCTGATCTCATCGCTGCGCCTTCTGAATTCAATGACCTCGTGTCCTCTCCTTCTCAACAAGGCTGCTTCGTCCAGAAACACGGCGTTTTCTCCGCTTGGCATGGAAGACCGGTAAAAATTATGAACGAGCAATATCTTCAAGGCCGGCTTCACCGCAGACGAACCTGGGCACAAGATCGAGAACGATGGCAAGAATCACAAGCAATCCCAGGAGGCGCTTATCAGGAACACCAACTCCGGAAAGCCTCTCGAAACGCGCCACACTGTTGCGATAGGCGCCCGCTTCAAATGCAGCCCATATCGATTCCAGCGACTTCCTCCTTATCAGGTTCTCCACACGAAAAACGAAGTGGAGAGCGTCCCATCCAGCCGGGGCGAACGACAGAAAGTGTTCCCAGTCGAATGCCAGCAATCTGTTACCGGCAACCCTAACGTTCCAGGGGGCAAAATCACCGTGCGCGGCGGCAAAAGGCCATGGTCTTTGACCACCCTCCCGGCTTGCTGCCAGAAACTCATCACGAAGATAGGCGATAAAGGCAGTCTCTGAGCGAAACTGCGTCTTGACGGGGAGGGTCGGGCGGGCGGTCAGGTCCCGCAGGTTCCTCCAGACGCTCCACAATTCAGGCTGCATCACCTGACAGGTATCCCCGGCAAGCTCTGCCAGGAAGTCAAAGTGTGCGTCCTGCAGAACTGCCGGCGAGGGGATTCCCGACAACAACGCTGACTGCAGCAAC
This region includes:
- a CDS encoding undecaprenyl-phosphate glucose phosphotransferase — its product is MLRSSTGLMQSHYSKLGMAFRIADIFWIVSSILVATWVNDCPWNPYFSFFTVCAMVLFYFMARANGLYKSWRVTSLWKETETVIIVWTCVAFLVLFIVFLMKLPDIHLRRVFVSWFVLAQILLIFWRVLVRAALREYRSRGRNYRTVVIAGAGDLGTGLARTILGAPWMGYRIKGFYDDNKEAGSMPLPGSGIRVLGDLDRMIEDARRERIDLVYIALPMRFEGKIRKVLKGLSNTAVSAYLAPDFLTFDILHARMVDMNGIPTISIYEDPFDSASGWVKRLEDVVVSSLILIMISPVMVAIALAIKLTSPGPVFFKQRRYGARGDEIMVWKFRTMTVLEDGDVIRQASRNDTRVTKIGAFLRRTSLDELPQFINVLQGTMSIVGPRPHATAHNEYYRNIIPGYMLRHKVKPGITGWAQINGYRGETDTLEKMEKRVEYDLRYIKNWTFWFDIKIIFATVFKGFVDKNAY
- a CDS encoding WecB/TagA/CpsF family glycosyltransferase; translated protein: MALKSLPKTQVLDVSIHALSWHAVLKSIAGWVSRRESRVVCLCNVHSVVTAGRNAEFARVVTEADIAAPDGAPIAWMISRLRNTEQPRINGPDLMLRYCGEAQARSEPIFLYGASELTLASLKENLLQAYPGLQIAGAISPPFRPLTPEEDSSIVARINASGARVVFVSLGCPKQELWMAEHRNRIRAVMIGVGAAFDYHAGTLKRAPRLMQNLGLEWFHRFLSEPRRLWRRYLVTNTIFMARAFLQLIGSGRRPDRSVTPYGPLIVPQPFPEQSGKKE
- a CDS encoding glycosyltransferase family 4 protein yields the protein MKILLVHNFYRSSMPSGENAVFLDEAALLRRRGHEVIEFRRRSDEISEGGPIGTLKGALSTPWNPFAAERMRKVLLAEQPDVMHVHNFFPLLSPAIFYAANGLETSTVMTLHNYRLFCAAGIPMREGQPCTQCLTRKSVVPALRYGCYRGSRVATVPMVLMIELHRAMKTWADQVDAFVALSDFQRRLMAQAGLPEEAIHVKPQFYPDPPEAQPWRSRENRIIFIGRLSEEKGVRILIEAWRAWGASAPHLEIVGDGPLKSVLTKASADAGLSSKICFAGQLPFDEAQRHLFGARVLLLPSLCFEGFPMVIREAFALAVPVIASRLGPLPGIVPEGVAGALFRPGDPGDLLGVLRSLWDDQHRLAELARGARGLFEEKYTADSNYRTLIDVYEIAIRRRQRKNHTDLRCGWNHVLARA